The following proteins are co-located in the Solanum pennellii chromosome 1, SPENNV200 genome:
- the LOC107008191 gene encoding uncharacterized protein LOC107008191, which produces MVDDTTKPPTGAIVEKQEEAQPPPVPEVAGGGGGWGGWGFSAFSYISDIQKAATTAAEEISRNAVEAAKSAAKSLADVQNSLEDTESLKEDEREVLVEEESEDENDKKRKAALEKLEKASEDSLLGQGLRVIDHSVENFASGAWQALGNAFKGSSDLVHKLENSAASIAESVQHGGLPATTGSVAPSILETGKAFTAKGMHVLELLGKETMDLLISETGIRVDPGSKEGGGETDEDQFYEEVTFDRCFYIYGGPEQLEELEALSNHYALLFNRRKAKIPSDQRSSYDGKLKEVQQIFDLSSEAYESGKESGKGKEVETGIADSTDEVKNLHDSSVDKAAELAAGFTNVLVGLAPNDMVQRTARRLDTLHSEGVHRLSELCCFAATQLVMLGKSIISTANKVGDQDANVEILKMEWPEDSIERAKVIRSKACSMTRCVEAVSSSFITGISEVAEAYLAAVKSVSADSHEVPQKSIQEKANAYAENLRAAHSTAMGKIQDGLQYLPYVVISTSMPAA; this is translated from the exons ATGGTGGACGACACGACGAAGCCTCCGACTGGAGCGATTGTTGAAAAGCAAGAAGAAGCTCAGCCACCTCCGGTACCAGAAGTCGCTGGCGGTGGTGGAGGATGGGGAGGATGGGGATTTTCTGCGTTTTCTTATATCTCGGACATTCAGAAAGCTGCTACCACCGCTGCCGAAGAGATCTCCCGCAAT GCCGTTGAAGCTGCTAAATCAGCTGCAAAGAGCCTTGCAGATGTGCAAAATTCTCTGGAAGACACCGAATCCTTGAAAGAGGATGAACGAGAAGTATTGGTTGAAGAGGAGAGTGAAGATGAGAATGATAAAAAACGTAAGGCTGCTcttgaaaaattagagaaagcTAGTGAAGACTCATTGCTTGGCCAG GGTTTGAGAGTTATTGACCATTCTGTCGAGAATTTCGCTTCAGGAGCTTGGCAAGCATTAGGAAATGCATTCAAAGGAAGTTCTGATTTAGTCCACAA GCTTGAAAATTCGGCTGCAAGTATTGCTGAATCAGTTCAGCATGGTGGCTTACCTGCCACAACTGGTTCTGTTGCACCATCCATACTAGAG ACTGGGAAAGCTTTTACTGCTAAAGGAATGCATGTGCTTGAGCTACTTGGAAAAGAAACTATGGATCTTCTGATCTCAGAAACTGGTATTAGAGTTGACCCAGGCTCCAAAGAAGGGGGAGGAGAAACAGATGAAGATCAGTTTTATGAAGAAGTTACATTTGATAGATGCTTTTATATTTATGGAGGTCCCGAGCAATTGGAG GAGTTGGAGGCATTGTCCAACCATTATGCTTTGTTGTTCAATAGAAGAAAAGCGAAGATTCCATCTGATCAAAGGTCTTCATATGATGGAAAACTTAAAGAGGTTCAACAGATTTTTGACTTGAGTTCTGAAGCATATGAAAGTGGTAAAGAGTCGGGAAAAGGAAAGGAAGTTGAAACTGGCATTGCAGACAGCACAGATGAGGTGAAGAATTTGCACGATTCTAGTGTGGACAAGGCTGCAGAATTGGCAGCAGG ATTTACAAATGTTTTGGTTGGACTAGCTCCTAATGACATGGTTCAAAGGACTGCTCGAAGACTGGATACTCTTCATTCAGAGGGTGTTCAT AGACTTTCAGAGTTGTGTTGTTTTGCTGCGACTCAACTTGTAATGCTTGGGAAATCAATCATTTCAACTGCAAATAAAGTTGGGGACCAAGATGCAAATGTGGAAATTCTGAAAATGGAATGGCCGGAGGATTCAATTGAAAGAGCTAAGGTAATCCGATCAAAGGCATGTTCAATGACTCGATGTGTTGAAGCAGTTTCTTCCAGCTTCATTACAG GGATATCGGAAGTGGCTGAAGCATATTTAGCAGCAGTGAAGAGTGTATCTGCTGATTCACATGAGGTTCCACAGAAATCAATCCAGGAGAAGGCCAATGCATATGCTGAGAATCTTCGTGCTGCTCATAGCACAGCCATGGGCAAAATTCAGGACGGCCTTCAATATTTACCCTATGTGGTCATCTCAACCTCAATGCCTGCTGCTTGA
- the LOC107007810 gene encoding pollen-specific leucine-rich repeat extensin-like protein 3: MVALGCFLFFLVSFCSFSPSYFALSDIEAASIARRQLLSNNGQLSNTYESEMTINMKFENARLKKAYVALQAWKKSIYSDPTNFTANWEGSNVCAYNGVFCDNALDDPNISVVAGIDLNHADIAGHLPVELGLLADVSLIHINSNRFCGIIPKSITNLTLLDEIDFSNNRFVGPFPDVVLELPKLNYLDLRFNDFEGQVPSSLFEKNLDAILINNNRFHSTIPESLGNSNASVVVLANNKFYGCIPSSIGKMGNSLDELVFRNNELSGCLPEEITKLTSLTLLDISGNKFVGSLPQDLKSMQKVEIFDIASNKLMGNVPKNLCTLPSLKNFTFSKNYFESMDETCRPSESKQVKIDGNENCLRGRSEQRTEKECFPVVSKPVDCSKGHCGVSREGQSPKDPPKTVTPSKPSTPTTPKPKPSPPPPVASPPPPPKTLPPPPPKTSPPPPVHSPPPPVASPPPPVHSPPPPVASPPPPVHSPPPPVASPPPPVHSPPPPVASPPPPVHSPPPPVHSPPPPVHSPPPPVHSPPPPVHSPPPAPVFSPPPPVHSPPPPPAPVMSPPPPTFEDVALPPTLGSLYASPPPPIFQGY, from the coding sequence ATGGTGGCCTTGGGTTGCTTTCTCTTTTTCCTTgtatctttctgttctttttctccATCCTATTTTGCATTATCTGATATCGAAGCTGCTTCTATTGCCCGTCGCCAACTTTTAAGTAACAATGGCCAGCTTTCAAATACATACGAGTCTGAAATGACCATTAACATGAAATTCGAAAATGCCAGGTTGAAGAAAGCTTATGTTGCTCTTCAGGCATGGAAGAAATCTATTTACTCTGATCCAACAAACTTCACAGCTAATTGGGAGGGTAGCAATGTATGTGCCTATAACGGTGTCTTTTGTGACAATGCTCTTGATGATCCCAACATCTCTGTTGTTGCTGGGATTGATCTTAACCACGCAGACATAGCTGGACATCTCCCTGTGGAGCTTGGCCTCTTGGCTGATGTGAGTCTCATCCACATTAATTCTAACAGATTTTGTGGAATCATTCCCAAGAGCATTACAAATCTTACCCTTTTGGATGAGATTGATTTCAGCAACAATCGTTTCGTGGGGCCATTCCCTGATGTTGTGCTTGAGTTGCCTAAACTCAACTATCTTGATCTTAGGTTCAACGACTTTGAAGGTCAAGTACCTTCCTCCCTATTTGAGAAGAATCTTGATGCAATATTGATCAACAATAACCGATTCCATTCCACCATCCCTGAAAGCTTGGGCAATTCCAATGCTTCCGTGGTGGTATTGGCAAATAACAAGTTCTATGGTTGCATCCCGAGCAGTATAGGTAAAATGGGCAACTCATTAGATGAGCTTGTATTCAGAAACAACGAGCTCTCTGGTTGTTTGCCTGAAGAGATTACTAAGCTCACGAGCCTAACACTGCTCGATATTAGTGGAAATAAGTTTGTTGGATCGTTGCCTCAGGATTTGAAATCGATGCAGAAAGTTGAAATCTTTGACATTGCATCGAACAAGTTGATGGGAAATGTTCCAAAGAACCTTTGCACGTTGCCTAGTTTGAAGAATTTCACATTCTCAAAGAACTACTTTGAGAGCATGGATGAAACATGTAGGCCATCAGAGTCGAAGCAAGTTAAGATAGATGGTAATGAGAACTGTTTGAGAGGAAGATCAGAGCAGAGGACGGAGAAAGAGTGTTTCCCAGTAGTGAGCAAGCCTGTTGATTGCAGTAAAGGTCATTGCGGAGTTTCAAGGGAAGGGCAGAGTCCAAAAGATCCACCTAAAACCGTGACTCCTTCAAAACCATCAACACCAACCACTCCAAAACCAAAGCCATCTCCACCACCACCAGTGGCCTCACCTCCTCCACCACCAAAAACCTTgcctccaccaccaccaaaaaCCTCGCCTCCACCTCCTGTCCACTCACCACCACCACCGGTAGCATCACCTCCCCCTCCCGTCCActcaccaccaccaccagtaGCATCACCTCCACCTCCTGTCCACTCACCACCACCACCGGTAGCATCACCTCCACCTCCAGTCCACTCACCACCACCACCGGTAGCATCACCTCCACCTCCAGTCCActcaccaccaccaccagtccattcaccaccaccaccagtcCACTCACCACCACCGCCAGTCCACTCACCTCCACCACCAGTTCACTCACCTCCACCTGCTCCGGTATTCTCTCCTCCACCGCCAGTCCActctccaccaccaccaccagctCCGGTAATGTCTCCACCTCCACCCACTTTTGAGGATGTCGCTCTTCCCCCAACATTGGGCTCGCTATACGcctcaccaccaccaccaattTTCCAAGGTTATTAA
- the LOC107007811 gene encoding CCG-binding protein 1 → MMLQSMALNSLSSTSLVGVNNELHSSRFQVNSSTIRCCSRSHAYIPKLEPFSRTKFDRVVKDPPLIEKSENELADYCSVLEGDDSYSCWQAYFELKDLEKEAPKEEVERLILQAGGVKTLIGCLHGVSDMHKAKKESKESAKPVNLDAQRARGPCPIPDGLPKSREELEEEEKARMPDSPYTKLLRAKGTHPVWY, encoded by the exons ATGATGTTACAATCAATGGCTCTCAATTCCTTATCTTCTACTTCTCTCGTTGGAGTTAATAATGAGCTTCATTCTTCAAGATTTCAAGTAAATTCGTCGACAATTCGTTGTTGTTCAAGAAGTCATGCTTACATACCAAAGCTCGAGCCTTTTAGCAGAACCAAGTTTGATAGAGTTGTTAAAGATCCCCCTTTGATTGAAAAATCCGAAAATGAACTTGCCG ATTATTGTTCTGTTCTAGAAGGTGATGATTCTTATAGCTGCTGGCAAGCCTATTTTGAACTCAAAGATCTTGAA AAAGAAGCACCTAAGGAGGAGGTAGAGAGGCTAATACTTCAAGCAGGGGGAGTGAAAACTCTCATTGGCTGCTTACATGGAGTTTCAGACATGCACAAAGCCAAGAAGGAAAGCAAAGAATCAGCCAAACCTGTCAATCTTGATGCACAACGGGCAAGAGGACCGTGTCCTATACCAGATGGATTGCCAAAGTCGAGAGAAGAGCTCGAGGAAGAGGAGAAAGCTAGAATGCCAGATTCACCCTATACTAAACTGCTCAGAGCCAAAGGTACACACCCTGTTTGGTACTGA